One window of Pseudomonas sp. ML2-2023-3 genomic DNA carries:
- the guaA gene encoding glutamine-hydrolyzing GMP synthase — translation MALDIHAHRILILDFGSQYTQLIARRVREIGVYCELHPFDMDDAAIREFAPKGIILAGGPESVHEAGSPRAPQAVFDLGVPVFGICYGMQTMAEQLGGKVEGSELREFGYARVDVVGKSRLLDGIEDHIDADGLFGLDVWMSHGDKVTKMPSDFHVLASTPSCPIAGMFSDERGYYGVQFHPEVTHTKQGGRILSRFILDICGCEALWTPSKIAEDAIANIRAQVGTDNVLLGLSGGVDSSVVAALLHKAIGDQLTCVFVDNGLLRLHEGEQVMAMFAENMGVKVIRANAADQFLNNLAGESDPEKKRKIIGRTFIDVFDAESCKLDNIKYLAQGTIYPDVIESAGAKSGKAHVIKSHHNVGGLPDEMNLKLVEPLRELFKDEVRRLGLELGLPYDMVYRHPFPGPGLGVRILGEVKKEYADILRRADHIFIEELRKADWYHKVSQAFVVFQPVKSVGVVGDGRRYAWVVALRAVETIDFMTARWAHLPYELLETVSGRIINEIEGISRVTYDVSSKPPATIEWE, via the coding sequence ATGGCCCTCGACATTCACGCTCACCGCATCCTGATTCTGGACTTCGGTTCCCAGTACACCCAACTGATCGCCCGCCGCGTGCGCGAAATCGGCGTTTACTGCGAACTGCACCCGTTCGACATGGATGACGCAGCGATCCGCGAATTCGCACCCAAGGGGATTATCCTCGCCGGTGGCCCGGAATCCGTGCACGAAGCCGGCAGCCCTCGCGCGCCGCAAGCTGTATTTGACCTGGGCGTACCGGTTTTCGGTATCTGCTACGGCATGCAAACCATGGCTGAACAGCTGGGTGGCAAGGTCGAAGGTTCCGAGCTGCGTGAGTTTGGTTATGCCCGTGTAGACGTGGTCGGCAAAAGCCGCCTGCTGGACGGCATCGAAGACCATATCGACGCTGACGGCCTGTTCGGTCTGGACGTGTGGATGAGCCACGGTGACAAGGTCACCAAAATGCCATCCGACTTCCACGTTCTGGCCAGCACCCCAAGCTGCCCGATTGCTGGCATGTTCAGCGACGAGCGTGGCTACTACGGCGTGCAGTTCCACCCGGAAGTGACCCACACCAAGCAGGGCGGTCGCATCCTGTCGCGCTTTATCCTCGACATCTGCGGCTGCGAAGCCCTGTGGACGCCGTCGAAAATCGCGGAAGACGCCATTGCCAACATCCGTGCCCAGGTTGGCACCGACAACGTCTTGCTGGGCCTGTCCGGCGGCGTTGACTCCTCGGTGGTTGCAGCGTTGCTGCACAAGGCGATCGGCGATCAGCTGACGTGCGTATTCGTGGACAACGGCCTGCTGCGCCTGCACGAAGGTGAGCAAGTGATGGCCATGTTCGCCGAGAACATGGGTGTCAAAGTGATCCGTGCCAACGCGGCGGATCAGTTCCTGAACAACCTGGCTGGCGAAAGCGATCCAGAGAAGAAGCGCAAGATCATCGGCCGTACCTTCATCGACGTATTCGATGCCGAATCCTGCAAGCTGGACAACATCAAGTACCTGGCCCAGGGCACCATCTACCCGGACGTGATCGAGTCGGCTGGCGCCAAGAGCGGCAAGGCTCACGTCATCAAGTCGCACCACAACGTGGGCGGCCTGCCGGACGAGATGAACCTCAAGCTGGTTGAGCCGTTGCGCGAACTGTTCAAGGACGAAGTCCGTCGTCTGGGCCTGGAACTGGGTCTGCCGTACGACATGGTCTACCGTCACCCGTTCCCGGGTCCGGGCCTGGGTGTACGTATCCTGGGTGAAGTGAAGAAGGAATACGCCGACATCCTGCGTCGTGCTGACCACATCTTCATCGAAGAACTGCGCAAGGCCGACTGGTATCACAAAGTCAGCCAAGCATTCGTGGTGTTCCAGCCGGTCAAGTCGGTTGGCGTTGTAGGCGATGGCCGTCGTTACGCCTGGGTTGTAGCCCTGCGTGCCGTAGAAACCATCGACTTCATGACCGCACGTTGGGCGCACCTGCCTTACGAGCTGCTTGAAACCGTCAGCGGCCGGATCATCAACGAAATCGAAGGCATCTCCCGCGTGACCTATGACGTGTCGAGCAAGCCGCCGGCAACGATTGAGTGGGAATGA
- a CDS encoding trypsin-like peptidase domain-containing protein codes for MIKIMAFLLIGVVTAGCNGFVKPDLSGPVNDAYFTVFSGFPVPFMYMASAVQWNEEYAVTTAHTPFIPNVAYRCSTHCDLVFIKHKASGHFPSWRAPRVGESITAVGVSPYLVTTTGKGKVYQTPFRNIEEHSGDLYGIHDAPLVKGMSGGPVIASDGSIVGINEGFYSTTLNDVITQSGLKGAQRVSIFIPYSIIQREWLMLQAQLDGPRGSKYAVK; via the coding sequence ATGATCAAGATCATGGCCTTCTTGTTAATAGGAGTTGTCACTGCAGGATGCAACGGATTCGTGAAGCCCGACTTGTCGGGGCCCGTTAATGACGCGTACTTTACGGTCTTTTCAGGCTTTCCCGTGCCGTTTATGTACATGGCCTCGGCCGTGCAATGGAACGAGGAGTACGCCGTCACGACCGCGCACACTCCGTTTATCCCCAATGTTGCATACCGTTGTAGCACGCATTGCGATCTGGTCTTCATCAAGCACAAGGCAAGCGGCCACTTTCCATCCTGGCGGGCCCCGCGTGTGGGTGAAAGTATTACCGCAGTGGGGGTGAGCCCTTATCTGGTGACCACCACGGGCAAAGGCAAGGTGTATCAAACCCCCTTTCGCAATATCGAAGAGCATAGCGGTGATCTTTATGGCATCCACGACGCACCGCTGGTCAAGGGAATGTCGGGCGGGCCGGTCATCGCCAGTGACGGCAGCATCGTGGGTATCAATGAAGGGTTCTACTCGACCACATTGAACGATGTGATCACTCAGTCCGGCTTGAAAGGCGCGCAGAGGGTGAGCATCTTTATCCCGTATTCGATTATTCAGCGCGAGTGGCTGATGTTGCAGGCCCAGCTGGATGGCCCGCGTGGTTCGAAGTATGCGGTGAAGTAA
- the treR gene encoding trehalose operon repressor, which produces MTKYNQIYTDLLASITTERLARGARLPSEAELMTRYDASRGTVRKAIEQLQERGFAQKIHGKGTFVLSSSPIEFQLGGIVSFQETYPRLGDNVSTDVVEFTQFALLESGLCEKLDVEAGSLITRIKRVRRIDGKRVILDINHFVSDLIPGLNPDIAQHSIYAYIEQTLNLQISYAQRTIEAVPRSKDDQQHLDLDGQSHVIVVSNQTFLQDGRQFEYTESRHTLDKFYFSDVARR; this is translated from the coding sequence ATGACTAAATACAATCAGATCTACACCGATCTGCTTGCCAGCATTACCACTGAACGCCTGGCCCGCGGCGCACGCCTGCCATCCGAAGCCGAGTTGATGACCCGTTATGACGCCAGCCGTGGCACGGTGCGCAAGGCCATCGAGCAACTTCAGGAACGCGGTTTTGCGCAAAAGATCCACGGCAAAGGCACTTTTGTGCTGTCATCCAGCCCGATCGAGTTTCAGTTGGGTGGCATTGTCAGCTTCCAGGAAACTTACCCGCGCCTGGGCGACAACGTCAGCACGGACGTCGTTGAATTCACGCAATTTGCGCTACTGGAGAGTGGGTTGTGCGAAAAGCTTGATGTGGAAGCAGGCAGCCTCATCACCCGAATCAAACGGGTACGCCGCATAGATGGCAAACGGGTGATCCTGGACATCAACCATTTCGTGAGCGACCTGATTCCGGGACTCAATCCAGACATTGCCCAGCACTCGATTTATGCCTACATCGAGCAAACCCTGAACCTGCAGATCAGCTATGCCCAGCGCACCATCGAAGCGGTGCCGCGCAGCAAGGACGATCAGCAGCATCTGGACCTGGACGGTCAGAGCCATGTCATCGTGGTGAGCAACCAGACGTTTCTGCAGGATGGGCGCCAGTTCGAGTACACCGAGTCGCGGCATACACTGGACAAGTTCTACTTTTCGGATGTGGCACGGCGCTAG
- the treP gene encoding PTS system trehalose-specific EIIBC component produces the protein MSHDYSKIASELLHSLGGADNVEQAAHCVTRLRLALKDPSRVDSATLNQVDLVKGSFFTGGLYQVVIGPGEVEKVYAALREQTGLAAATIADVKQTGADKANAMQRLVRVFSDVFMPILPALIIAGLLMGVNNLLGAKGMFIADKTLLDAYPSLDGVWSLINLMANTSFVFLPALVGWSAAKRFGGSEILGIVLGLMLVHPDLLNAWNYGKAVAGLDGQSLPYFNILGLFQIEKVGYQGQILPILMAAYVMSVIEKWLRARVPNAIQLLVVPITTIVITGVLALAIIGPVTRHLGILITEGVVMLFDLAPVLGGMIFGLLYAPLVITGMHHMFLAVDLQLIATQGGTFIWPMIVMSNLAQGSAALGVFYMSRNVRERSMASTSAVSAYFGITEPAMFGINLRYKFPFYAALIGSALGSIFLSLNKVQASAIGVGGLPGFISIIPQYIPMFVIGMLVAIVVPFVLTCALSLKIIRPGYRVV, from the coding sequence ATGAGCCACGACTATTCCAAGATCGCCAGCGAGTTGCTGCACAGCCTCGGTGGCGCCGATAACGTTGAGCAGGCCGCACACTGCGTCACGCGTTTGCGTCTGGCGCTCAAGGACCCAAGCCGGGTCGACAGCGCAACCCTTAACCAGGTCGATCTGGTCAAAGGCTCCTTTTTTACCGGCGGCCTGTATCAAGTGGTGATCGGCCCCGGTGAAGTCGAAAAGGTCTATGCCGCCCTGCGGGAACAGACCGGCCTGGCCGCAGCCACCATCGCCGATGTCAAACAGACGGGCGCCGACAAGGCTAACGCCATGCAGCGTCTGGTGCGGGTGTTCTCCGATGTGTTCATGCCCATCCTCCCTGCACTGATCATTGCCGGCCTGTTGATGGGGGTTAACAACCTGCTGGGCGCCAAAGGCATGTTCATTGCCGACAAAACCCTGCTCGATGCCTACCCGTCACTGGACGGTGTATGGAGCCTGATCAACCTGATGGCCAACACGTCCTTTGTGTTCTTGCCTGCTTTGGTGGGCTGGTCGGCTGCCAAGCGTTTTGGTGGCAGCGAAATTCTCGGCATCGTGCTGGGCCTGATGCTGGTCCACCCCGACCTGCTCAATGCCTGGAACTACGGCAAGGCCGTGGCCGGGCTGGACGGTCAAAGCCTGCCGTACTTCAACATTCTGGGCCTGTTCCAGATCGAGAAGGTGGGCTACCAGGGGCAAATCCTGCCGATCCTGATGGCGGCGTATGTCATGAGCGTGATCGAGAAATGGCTGCGGGCGCGGGTACCCAATGCCATTCAACTGCTGGTCGTGCCCATCACCACCATCGTCATCACGGGCGTGCTGGCGCTGGCAATCATTGGCCCGGTGACTCGTCACCTCGGAATCCTGATCACCGAAGGCGTGGTCATGCTGTTTGACCTGGCGCCGGTGCTCGGCGGGATGATTTTCGGCCTGTTGTACGCACCGCTGGTGATCACCGGCATGCACCACATGTTCCTTGCCGTTGACCTGCAACTGATTGCTACTCAGGGCGGAACGTTTATCTGGCCGATGATCGTCATGTCCAATCTGGCCCAGGGCAGCGCCGCGCTGGGCGTGTTCTACATGAGCCGCAATGTGCGTGAACGCAGCATGGCCTCGACCTCCGCGGTATCCGCGTATTTCGGCATCACCGAGCCGGCGATGTTCGGGATCAACCTGCGCTACAAATTCCCGTTTTATGCGGCGCTGATCGGTTCGGCCCTGGGCAGCATTTTCCTGTCGCTGAACAAGGTCCAGGCCTCGGCCATTGGCGTCGGTGGCTTGCCGGGCTTTATCTCGATCATTCCGCAGTACATCCCGATGTTTGTGATCGGCATGCTGGTGGCCATTGTCGTGCCGTTTGTCCTGACTTGCGCCCTGAGCCTGAAAATCATTCGTCCCGGTTATCGCGTCGTTTAA
- the treC gene encoding alpha,alpha-phosphotrehalase, translated as MQDWQRSVIYQIYPKSFYSHAGNPTGDLLGVVDKLDYLQWLGVDYLWLTPFLRSPQRDNGYDISDYYAIDPSYGSMADCELLISEAKARGIKLMLDIVVNHTSIEHEWFQQARSSLDNPYRDYYIWRDQPNNWESKFGGSAWEYEAQTGQYFLHLFDHTQADLNWDNPNVRAQVYKLMCFWRDKGVGGFRLDVINLISKPAHFPQDNSDGRRFYTDGPKVHEYLQEMHREVFEGHDLVSVGEMSSTSLEHCIRYSRPESKELSMTFNFHHLKVDYPNMQKWVRADFDFLQLKGILSDWQVGMQAGGGWNALFWCNHDQPRVVSRFGDDGEHRVVSAKMLATALHCLQGTPYVYQGEEIGMTNPGFEAIEQYRDVETLNIYRLKREAGASHDECMAAIKQKSRDNSRTPMQWDHQANAGFSSAEPWIGIPANAHAINVEDQLNDPSSVLHHYRHLIALRRDEPLLQHGEYRLLLAEHSQVWAYLRQGDGECLLVINNFYGTPCAIELPQGVIDAGMDQRLLVSNYDDCPVRSRSISLRPYESFVLHLNT; from the coding sequence ATGCAAGACTGGCAGCGCTCGGTGATCTATCAGATCTACCCAAAAAGCTTTTACAGCCACGCGGGCAACCCGACCGGTGACTTGCTGGGCGTGGTCGACAAGCTCGATTACCTGCAATGGCTGGGCGTTGATTACCTGTGGCTGACCCCGTTCCTGCGCTCGCCCCAGCGTGACAACGGCTATGACATCAGCGACTACTACGCCATCGACCCGAGCTACGGCAGCATGGCCGATTGCGAGTTGCTGATCAGCGAGGCCAAGGCCCGGGGCATCAAGCTGATGCTCGATATCGTGGTCAATCACACCTCAATTGAACACGAGTGGTTCCAGCAGGCGCGCAGCAGCCTCGACAACCCGTACCGCGACTATTACATCTGGCGCGACCAGCCGAACAACTGGGAATCCAAGTTCGGCGGCTCGGCCTGGGAATACGAGGCGCAAACCGGCCAGTACTTCCTGCATCTGTTTGACCATACCCAGGCCGACCTCAATTGGGACAACCCCAACGTACGGGCGCAAGTGTACAAACTGATGTGCTTTTGGCGGGACAAGGGCGTGGGCGGATTTCGCCTGGACGTGATCAACCTGATCTCCAAGCCGGCTCACTTCCCCCAGGACAACAGCGACGGGCGCCGTTTCTACACCGACGGCCCGAAGGTGCACGAGTACTTGCAGGAGATGCACCGCGAAGTGTTCGAGGGCCACGATCTGGTCAGTGTCGGCGAGATGTCGTCCACCAGCCTTGAACACTGCATCCGTTACTCGCGACCCGAGAGCAAAGAGCTGTCGATGACCTTCAACTTTCATCACCTGAAAGTCGATTACCCGAACATGCAGAAGTGGGTACGGGCCGATTTCGACTTTTTGCAGCTCAAGGGCATCCTCTCGGACTGGCAAGTCGGCATGCAGGCGGGCGGAGGGTGGAATGCCTTGTTCTGGTGTAATCATGACCAGCCGCGTGTGGTCTCGCGCTTTGGCGATGACGGTGAACACCGAGTGGTCTCAGCCAAGATGCTCGCCACCGCGCTGCATTGTTTGCAAGGCACGCCGTATGTGTATCAGGGCGAGGAGATTGGCATGACCAATCCCGGGTTCGAGGCTATCGAGCAGTACCGGGATGTGGAAACCCTGAACATCTATCGACTCAAGCGCGAAGCAGGCGCGTCTCACGATGAATGCATGGCCGCGATCAAGCAAAAGTCACGGGACAACAGCCGCACTCCCATGCAATGGGATCACCAAGCGAATGCCGGTTTCAGCAGTGCCGAACCGTGGATCGGTATTCCCGCCAATGCGCACGCCATCAACGTTGAAGATCAGCTCAATGACCCGTCGTCGGTACTGCATCACTACCGGCACTTGATCGCCTTGCGCCGCGATGAGCCATTGCTGCAACACGGTGAGTATCGCCTGTTGTTGGCTGAGCACTCTCAGGTGTGGGCGTATCTGCGTCAGGGTGACGGCGAGTGTTTGCTGGTGATCAACAACTTCTACGGCACACCCTGCGCCATCGAACTGCCGCAAGGCGTGATTGACGCGGGCATGGACCAACGGCTGCTGGTCAGCAACTACGACGACTGCCCGGTGCGCAGTCGCAGCATCTCGCTGCGACCGTATGAGTCTTTCGTGCTGCACCTGAACACCTGA
- a CDS encoding carbohydrate porin — protein MKSSLNHSICIASLCLLAPLSASALEFAGYLRSGVGNSLNGGKQSCFKLPGAEAKYRLGNECEQYAELELRQDVYSFDDGSVLSVDGMASLYNQYDRQLTFQGDNGAARLPQLYAQWSNLPSLNGGSLWAGRRYYKRNDIHISDFYYWNQSATGAGVEDVLIGGLKYSYALSRKDNLYQENYVTRHDFNVAGFNTNPGGELELGLSYLDKPERTDAHSGWAITAQHVQSEFLGGKNKFAVQYGEGSGTGLGYTGDFRLDNSSKRYRVVEFFDWQVTPRFGGQIEAVYQKDFRPDGGNQEWLSLGVRPAYAISEQFKLVTELGHDQVKAADGTRKLSKFTFAPTWSPKGPGFWTRPEVRLYYTYASWNAAAQRAANELDAGSALSDTGAFGTARHGSNAGLQVEYWWK, from the coding sequence ATGAAATCTTCACTCAACCACAGCATTTGCATCGCCAGCCTGTGCCTGCTGGCGCCACTGTCAGCCAGCGCACTGGAGTTCGCCGGTTACCTGCGCAGTGGCGTGGGCAACTCGCTCAATGGCGGCAAGCAATCGTGCTTCAAACTGCCCGGTGCCGAGGCCAAATATCGGCTGGGCAATGAATGTGAGCAGTACGCCGAGCTTGAACTGCGCCAGGACGTGTACAGCTTCGACGACGGGTCGGTACTGAGCGTCGATGGCATGGCTTCGTTGTACAACCAGTACGACCGTCAGCTGACTTTTCAGGGCGACAACGGGGCGGCTCGCCTGCCGCAGTTGTACGCGCAGTGGTCCAACCTGCCGAGCCTCAACGGCGGCTCGCTGTGGGCCGGGCGTCGCTACTACAAGCGTAACGACATCCATATTTCTGACTTCTACTACTGGAATCAGAGCGCCACCGGTGCCGGTGTCGAAGACGTGCTCATCGGTGGCCTGAAATACAGCTACGCCCTGTCGCGCAAAGACAATCTCTACCAGGAAAACTACGTGACCCGTCACGACTTCAACGTGGCCGGTTTCAACACCAACCCCGGCGGCGAGCTGGAGTTGGGCCTCAGTTATCTGGACAAGCCCGAGCGCACCGACGCCCACAGCGGCTGGGCCATTACCGCGCAGCATGTACAGAGCGAGTTTCTGGGCGGCAAAAACAAGTTTGCCGTGCAGTATGGCGAAGGCTCCGGCACCGGGCTGGGTTACACCGGTGACTTTCGGCTGGATAACAGCAGCAAGCGTTATCGCGTCGTCGAGTTTTTTGACTGGCAAGTGACGCCGCGTTTCGGCGGGCAGATCGAGGCGGTGTATCAGAAGGATTTTCGCCCTGACGGCGGCAATCAGGAATGGCTGTCCCTAGGGGTGCGCCCGGCCTACGCAATCAGCGAGCAGTTCAAGCTGGTCACCGAGCTGGGGCATGATCAGGTCAAGGCTGCAGACGGTACGCGCAAGCTGAGCAAGTTCACCTTCGCGCCTACCTGGTCGCCCAAGGGGCCGGGCTTCTGGACGCGGCCTGAAGTGCGCTTGTACTACACCTATGCCAGTTGGAACGCTGCCGCACAACGGGCGGCCAATGAGCTGGACGCGGGCTCGGCCTTGTCCGATACCGGCGCGTTCGGCACGGCGCGGCACGGCTCAAATGCCGGTTTGCAAGTCGAATACTGGTGGAAATAA